In Mastigocladopsis repens PCC 10914, a single window of DNA contains:
- a CDS encoding helix-turn-helix domain-containing protein, with amino-acid sequence MPTEEIIKVDFAQEEACSQILPRSPLATSYHANWDGIRLDYHQQPAFETPEHSPQQHVIGISLVKQPINAERVLNGYIQHECIQYGDVTVIPANSCHKSSWELETEFLILSLEKALFARAVYDSVDLQQTDILPHFATSDPLLQQIGLALKAELESDGMGSRVYIESLATTLCLHLLKHYSVSSTKIAIHSEGLSSLKLRQAIEYINQNLEKDLGLAEISTALGVSMYHFSRLFKQSTGYSPHQYVMNCRIERAKRLLAKTEEAIDEICQQVGFQSQSHFTNVFRKLIGTTPKAYRKQVKI; translated from the coding sequence ATGCCAACGGAGGAAATCATAAAAGTCGATTTTGCTCAGGAAGAAGCGTGTTCGCAAATTCTTCCGCGATCGCCTCTTGCAACCAGTTACCATGCTAACTGGGATGGCATACGTCTAGATTATCATCAACAGCCAGCTTTTGAGACACCAGAACATAGTCCTCAACAGCACGTTATCGGTATCAGCCTTGTCAAACAGCCCATCAACGCAGAACGAGTGTTGAACGGATACATCCAGCATGAGTGTATTCAATACGGCGACGTTACAGTTATTCCAGCAAATAGTTGTCACAAATCAAGCTGGGAGTTAGAAACTGAATTTTTAATCTTGAGTTTAGAAAAAGCTCTGTTTGCGCGTGCTGTTTACGACTCAGTAGATTTGCAACAGACCGATATATTACCACATTTTGCAACCTCAGACCCATTGCTTCAACAAATTGGGCTGGCGCTTAAAGCAGAATTAGAATCCGATGGTATGGGTAGCCGTGTTTACATCGAATCTTTAGCAACGACCCTCTGCCTTCACCTGCTAAAACACTATTCTGTGTCTTCCACAAAGATTGCCATACACTCTGAAGGACTTTCAAGTTTGAAGTTACGGCAAGCAATTGAATATATCAATCAAAACTTAGAAAAAGATTTAGGTCTAGCTGAGATTTCTACAGCATTGGGGGTGAGTATGTATCATTTCTCACGCCTGTTTAAACAATCAACTGGTTATTCGCCGCACCAGTACGTGATGAATTGCAGAATAGAGAGAGCCAAAAGGTTATTAGCTAAAACAGAGGAAGCAATAGACGAAATCTGCCAACAAGTGGGTTTTCAGAGTCAAAGCCACTTTACAAACGTCTTTCGCAAACTT
- a CDS encoding thiol-disulfide oxidoreductase DCC family protein: MSYFVIYDGNCNLCVTSVQMLENLDKGQLFRYIPMQDEPTVAQWGITPQDCELGMILIDADAPERRWQGSAAVLEIGRLLPGGSVFVDAYRALPGVKWAGDQIYEQIRDNRYTIFGKRSSTYKSVYCVDGSCQ; encoded by the coding sequence ATGAGTTACTTTGTTATCTACGACGGGAATTGCAATCTCTGCGTCACAAGCGTGCAAATGCTGGAGAACCTCGACAAGGGACAACTGTTTCGCTACATCCCTATGCAAGATGAGCCAACTGTCGCACAGTGGGGAATTACACCTCAAGATTGTGAGTTAGGTATGATTCTTATTGATGCAGATGCACCAGAAAGACGCTGGCAAGGCAGTGCTGCTGTTCTTGAAATTGGTCGCCTTTTGCCTGGGGGCAGCGTATTCGTGGATGCATATCGCGCTTTACCAGGGGTAAAATGGGCGGGTGACCAAATTTATGAACAAATCCGCGATAACCGTTACACCATTTTTGGCAAGCGTTCTAGTACCTACAAATCTGTGTATTGCGTTGACGGTAGCTGCCAATAG
- a CDS encoding tyrosine-type recombinase/integrase, whose product MPKVNRMGQAAFLTDADYLKIKSHLISSHHKLIFDIAWWTGERLGAVVQLPANAVFDAKGKPLDYITFPARTRKASPDGKRQTRQVPIHPNLREILREYWNAHKPNLSGFLFPSNNTHLQFQTADDALRRALVKAGLEANGISTHSFRRTLITKLSRRGIATATIRKITGHQDMKSLQRYIEVSDDQIKEAIATL is encoded by the coding sequence ATGCCTAAGGTTAATCGAATGGGGCAAGCAGCTTTTCTGACTGATGCCGACTATCTCAAAATTAAAAGTCACCTAATCAGCTCTCATCACAAGCTGATTTTTGATATCGCCTGGTGGACTGGAGAGAGACTTGGTGCTGTGGTGCAACTGCCAGCCAATGCCGTTTTTGATGCTAAGGGCAAGCCATTAGATTACATCACTTTTCCAGCACGTACCCGCAAAGCATCACCGGATGGAAAGCGACAGACACGGCAAGTCCCCATACACCCCAATCTACGGGAAATTTTGCGTGAGTACTGGAACGCCCACAAACCGAACTTGAGCGGGTTCCTCTTCCCCAGCAATAACACTCACCTTCAGTTTCAGACGGCTGACGACGCACTGAGGCGGGCTTTAGTGAAAGCTGGCTTAGAAGCGAATGGCATTTCAACCCATAGTTTTCGGCGCACTCTGATTACAAAGCTTTCACGGCGGGGAATCGCAACCGCAACCATTAGAAAAATCACAGGACACCAGGATATGAAGTCGTTGCAACGTTATATCGAAGTTTCAGACGACCAAATTAAGGAGGCGATCGCCACTCTATGA
- a CDS encoding AAA family ATPase, which translates to MTDLVIEKYIRRLGISLGNKIVSRGFDDFVNPLDFVKHIEQEVLKFTKSWDKGEDFDKWKYQRLIEAIRNIEYTISDPAYKIWKLQTLAQEFGKSQRELEQLYLKSLADFSNEPLKGLKELDEECGTNDREWLLHGFIPKATTILFHAEGGVGKTKLIYELAYNLITGQSWSGHPVTASERRVLCYQTDESPHDMRQALRARGFHPDMNFKYRTNWVIDAIPQLVKDIEEFQPDLIVIDSLTSVNRYSIFEENTTEYARPLLQLVQIANQYGCTVRQMGEDGYVWVDSCKLVALPNPPVNTWYVFESPAGEWVRVAGDDEFEVQQRSLR; encoded by the coding sequence ATGACCGATTTGGTCATAGAAAAATACATTCGGAGACTAGGAATCAGCTTAGGAAACAAAATCGTCTCTAGAGGCTTTGATGACTTTGTTAATCCTTTAGATTTTGTTAAACATATTGAGCAAGAAGTGCTTAAGTTTACAAAATCTTGGGATAAAGGAGAAGATTTTGATAAGTGGAAATACCAGAGACTGATTGAAGCAATCAGAAACATTGAATACACAATTTCTGACCCAGCATACAAAATTTGGAAACTACAAACACTGGCACAGGAGTTTGGGAAGTCTCAAAGAGAATTAGAACAGCTTTATCTCAAATCATTAGCTGATTTCTCAAACGAACCACTCAAGGGATTAAAAGAGTTAGATGAGGAATGCGGCACGAATGATAGGGAGTGGTTATTGCATGGATTTATTCCCAAAGCAACTACAATCCTGTTCCACGCTGAAGGCGGGGTGGGTAAGACCAAACTGATTTATGAGCTGGCATACAATCTGATAACCGGGCAAAGCTGGAGTGGGCATCCGGTAACAGCCAGTGAACGACGGGTATTGTGTTATCAGACCGATGAAAGTCCTCACGACATGAGGCAAGCACTCCGCGCCAGGGGCTTTCATCCAGATATGAACTTTAAATATCGAACCAATTGGGTCATTGATGCCATTCCTCAATTAGTAAAAGACATTGAGGAATTTCAGCCAGACCTGATAGTGATTGATTCTCTGACCTCAGTTAACCGCTACTCAATTTTTGAGGAGAATACAACCGAGTACGCCAGGCCACTGCTCCAACTGGTGCAAATCGCCAACCAGTACGGATGCACTGTTAGGCAGATGGGAGAGGATGGGTATGTTTGGGTTGATAGCTGTAAGTTGGTTGCCTTACCAAATCCACCAGTTAACACTTGGTACGTTTTTGAATCGCCGGCTGGCGAGTGGGTACGAGTTGCAGGTGATGATGAATTTGAAGTGCAACAGCGGTCATTGAGGTGA
- a CDS encoding IS5/IS1182 family transposase, translating to MYFYQTIVGSLFEHIQHHPLDAQRLIGLKYEQLEQLLEQAREVHNQKQVSSESKKVRIIAGGGGRRPKLSLEEQIILTLTYLRHLTTFQLLGIQFGVSETTANDTFNYWFPILGELLPPSLLEQVKKNSSDYQVVQEILTEFELIVDSYEQPRERPGEYEEQKEYYSGKKKNHTMKNQIIVLPEEKDIIDVVAGKPGTKSDINLFREHQKGFDPNQRFHGDKAYAGEESIKTPTKKPKKQELTPEQKERNKELAKERIFVEHLIRVVKIFRVAQERFRLNPNKYEQIIMTICGLVRLRLGTLVFSS from the coding sequence ATGTATTTTTACCAAACTATTGTGGGTTCTCTATTTGAGCATATTCAACATCATCCTCTAGATGCACAGCGTTTAATTGGTCTCAAGTATGAGCAATTAGAGCAACTTTTAGAACAAGCGAGAGAGGTGCATAACCAAAAACAAGTATCATCTGAGTCTAAAAAGGTAAGAATTATTGCGGGTGGAGGAGGTCGCAGACCTAAACTGTCGTTGGAAGAGCAAATAATTTTAACTTTGACATATCTCAGACATTTAACAACATTTCAATTGCTGGGCATCCAATTTGGGGTAAGTGAGACAACTGCAAACGATACATTCAATTATTGGTTTCCAATTCTAGGAGAATTATTACCACCAAGCCTACTTGAGCAGGTAAAAAAAAACTCAAGTGACTACCAAGTTGTTCAAGAAATTTTAACCGAGTTTGAGCTAATAGTAGATAGCTATGAACAGCCAAGAGAGCGGCCTGGGGAATATGAAGAGCAAAAAGAATATTACTCTGGCAAAAAGAAAAACCATACTATGAAAAATCAAATTATCGTTTTACCTGAGGAGAAAGATATTATTGATGTAGTAGCAGGAAAACCAGGAACAAAAAGTGACATCAATTTATTTCGGGAACATCAAAAAGGATTTGACCCCAATCAGAGGTTTCATGGTGACAAAGCATACGCAGGAGAAGAATCAATCAAGACCCCAACGAAAAAGCCAAAAAAACAAGAATTAACTCCGGAACAAAAAGAACGAAATAAAGAATTGGCCAAGGAACGAATATTTGTTGAACATTTAATTCGTGTCGTGAAAATATTCCGAGTAGCCCAAGAACGGTTTCGGTTAAATCCTAATAAATATGAACAAATAATTATGACTATTTGTGGACTTGTAAGACTCCGACTTGGAACCTTAGTTTTCTCATCATAA
- the psbQ gene encoding photosystem II protein PsbQ: MARQRSILSLILVLLATFLISCGGPSIATPPPTYTQAQLVKIQEYIPEIQAVRDRSQELQKLIQTKQWIKVENFIHGPMAEARLSMNYITSNLLPKDQSAARELVRDLLNHLIKIDQAADVGDTNIALNNYVAAFADFDQFLQLLPQTSSQSEESKA, from the coding sequence ATGGCGCGTCAACGCTCAATTTTGTCATTGATTCTGGTATTGTTAGCAACATTTCTCATCAGTTGTGGCGGTCCTAGCATCGCAACACCACCTCCAACCTACACACAAGCTCAATTGGTGAAAATTCAGGAATATATTCCTGAAATTCAGGCTGTACGCGATCGCTCACAAGAACTGCAAAAACTGATCCAAACTAAACAGTGGATCAAAGTTGAAAACTTTATACACGGTCCTATGGCAGAAGCAAGGCTGTCGATGAACTACATCACATCCAATCTGCTACCCAAAGACCAATCAGCAGCGCGTGAGTTAGTGCGTGATTTGTTAAACCACCTGATTAAAATCGACCAAGCCGCTGATGTTGGTGACACGAATATTGCCTTGAATAACTACGTAGCTGCTTTCGCAGACTTTGACCAATTCCTACAACTGCTTCCTCAAACAAGCAGCCAGTCAGAAGAAAGCAAAGCATGA
- a CDS encoding NAD(P)/FAD-dependent oxidoreductase, whose amino-acid sequence MSHVVIIGCGVVGAAIAYELSKVQGLKITVVDRQPPAQASTGAALGVLMGIISKKIKGKAWQMRQTSIQRYETLILELEALTGRKIPFNRQGILMLLPEPSMLSAEKGTEEISQWEKLQEIRQSQGFSLEIWETAKLKSICPQVDNDKILGAVYSACDRQVDPTALTLALVDAASHYGVQFRFGVDVLGAQPHPSNSLPLKGEGGEVTPKYCYQVETTEGKIAADWFVVAAGLGSSLLTAQLEQMVDLCPVLGQALHVRLGHSLGNPDFQPVITGDDVHIVPLGGGDYWIGATVEFPTNKDEVIADQELLESVKQQAIAFCPDLAKATTIRTWSGLRPRPEGRPAPVIGKLLGYSNVLLATGHYRNGVLLAPATAHAIREMIIFNQS is encoded by the coding sequence ATGAGTCATGTAGTTATCATCGGGTGCGGTGTCGTCGGGGCAGCAATTGCCTACGAACTTAGTAAAGTCCAAGGGCTAAAAATCACAGTCGTTGACCGACAACCACCTGCACAAGCTTCGACAGGAGCAGCACTGGGTGTTCTAATGGGTATCATCAGCAAAAAAATCAAGGGTAAGGCTTGGCAGATGCGACAAACCAGCATCCAGCGTTATGAAACTTTGATTCTTGAACTGGAAGCCCTCACCGGTCGTAAAATTCCCTTCAACCGTCAGGGAATTCTCATGCTGCTCCCTGAACCGTCAATGCTCTCCGCAGAAAAAGGGACTGAGGAAATTTCACAATGGGAAAAGCTGCAAGAAATTCGCCAATCTCAAGGTTTTTCCCTAGAAATTTGGGAGACTGCTAAACTTAAGTCAATTTGTCCTCAGGTCGATAACGATAAGATTTTGGGCGCTGTCTACTCTGCTTGCGATCGCCAAGTTGATCCTACAGCACTCACATTGGCTTTAGTTGATGCTGCAAGCCATTACGGCGTTCAGTTCAGATTTGGCGTTGATGTTTTGGGGGCGCAACCCCACCCCTCAAACTCCCTCCCCTTGAAAGGAGAGGGGGGAGAGGTCACTCCTAAATATTGCTACCAAGTGGAGACGACAGAGGGAAAAATAGCTGCGGATTGGTTTGTTGTGGCGGCTGGACTGGGTTCATCATTGCTCACAGCACAATTAGAGCAAATGGTTGATCTTTGCCCTGTGCTAGGGCAAGCTTTACACGTTCGCTTGGGACATTCTCTTGGAAATCCTGACTTCCAACCAGTGATCACTGGTGATGATGTCCATATTGTCCCCTTGGGTGGCGGAGATTACTGGATCGGTGCAACCGTTGAATTTCCTACTAATAAAGACGAAGTTATAGCCGATCAAGAATTGCTGGAGTCCGTTAAACAACAAGCGATCGCCTTTTGCCCAGACTTAGCAAAAGCGACGACTATCCGTACTTGGTCAGGGTTACGTCCCCGTCCTGAAGGACGACCAGCACCAGTCATTGGTAAGTTGCTTGGATATAGTAACGTCCTCCTTGCTACTGGACATTATCGCAACGGCGTTTTACTAGCACCAGCAACAGCTCACGCGATTCGTGAGATGATTATTTTTAACCAATCATAA
- a CDS encoding alpha/beta fold hydrolase yields MSITENKIQVGSLEWFYRESLPIGRTDLLPVLLLHGLPSQSYCWRNIMPALAKQGTRAIAPDWIGFGFSSKPEKRDFAYTPDAFITALEEFVKYIKLEYFSLVVQGFLGSVGLQYALRHPEQIANIAILNTPISSQAKLPWKIQQMGLPLAGEMLTQDPLLVDRTLEGGCRYVIEEKDLNIYRKPFLKSSSAGRSLLASIRNLQLQSAMTEIESGFKTWQQQILIFWGIKDPWLPLDIAQNFVSSLAQGELIKLNNVGHYPQEHYHETILEDLLPFVRVKDVRC; encoded by the coding sequence ATGTCAATAACAGAAAATAAAATCCAAGTCGGGTCATTAGAATGGTTTTACCGGGAATCTTTACCCATTGGTAGAACTGATTTGCTCCCTGTTTTACTGCTGCATGGCTTACCATCACAAAGTTACTGTTGGCGCAACATTATGCCAGCCTTGGCAAAGCAAGGGACAAGAGCAATAGCGCCTGATTGGATTGGCTTTGGCTTTTCTTCAAAGCCTGAAAAAAGAGATTTTGCTTACACGCCTGATGCTTTTATTACGGCTTTAGAAGAGTTTGTAAAATACATAAAACTTGAATATTTCTCCTTAGTTGTGCAAGGCTTCTTAGGTTCTGTAGGTCTACAATATGCCTTGCGACATCCAGAACAAATTGCTAATATCGCCATACTCAATACACCAATTTCTAGTCAGGCAAAGTTACCCTGGAAGATTCAACAAATGGGTTTACCTCTAGCAGGTGAAATGTTGACCCAAGACCCGCTACTTGTTGACAGAACTTTAGAAGGTGGTTGTCGTTACGTCATTGAAGAGAAGGATTTAAATATTTATCGGAAACCATTTTTGAAAAGTTCTAGTGCAGGAAGAAGTCTTCTAGCAAGTATCCGTAATTTACAGTTGCAATCAGCAATGACAGAAATCGAATCTGGCTTTAAAACTTGGCAACAGCAAATTTTAATTTTCTGGGGAATCAAAGACCCTTGGCTACCTCTAGATATAGCGCAAAATTTTGTTAGTTCCCTAGCACAAGGAGAGTTAATTAAACTTAACAACGTTGGACATTATCCCCAAGAACACTACCACGAAACAATTCTTGAAGACCTTTTGCCTTTTGTTCGTGTTAAAGATGTTAGGTGCTAA
- the hemJ gene encoding protoporphyrinogen oxidase HemJ — MAYSWFKAFHIVGIVVWFAGLFYLVRLFIYHVEANEEPEPARTILKNQYQIMEKRLYNIITTPGMLLTVAMAIGLLTTEPDVLKEGWLHIKLGFVLVLIGYHHYCKRLMKQLAKDECKWGSQQLRALNEAPTVMLVVIVLLAVFKNNLPTDITAWGIVGLVIAMAATIQLYARKRRKDKEKLTEQVPQIPQQQSS, encoded by the coding sequence ATGGCTTATTCCTGGTTTAAGGCTTTTCACATTGTCGGTATAGTCGTTTGGTTTGCTGGTTTGTTCTACCTAGTGCGTCTTTTTATCTATCATGTTGAAGCTAACGAAGAACCCGAACCAGCACGCACAATACTGAAAAATCAGTATCAGATCATGGAAAAGCGTCTCTACAACATCATCACAACTCCAGGGATGCTGCTGACGGTAGCAATGGCAATTGGTTTATTGACTACGGAACCGGATGTTCTCAAAGAAGGTTGGTTGCACATCAAACTAGGATTTGTTCTTGTTTTAATTGGCTATCATCATTACTGCAAGCGTCTGATGAAGCAGTTAGCAAAGGACGAATGCAAATGGGGTAGTCAGCAGTTGCGTGCGTTGAATGAAGCACCCACAGTCATGTTGGTGGTGATTGTCTTGCTGGCTGTGTTCAAGAATAATCTACCCACAGATATCACGGCTTGGGGTATTGTTGGCTTGGTAATCGCGATGGCGGCTACGATTCAGCTTTACGCACGAAAACGTCGTAAAGATAAGGAAAAGCTTACCGAACAAGTGCCACAGATTCCACAGCAGCAAAGCAGCTAG
- a CDS encoding metal ABC transporter solute-binding protein, Zn/Mn family — protein sequence MSKKLRLTQPLPAFLVAVAIGLFGCRNLGSIANTSSTATVTSAELNNNLPKVVATTSILCNLTKQIAQQTINLTCLIPPNANPQLYQPKPEDRRAIEQATLILYNGYNLEPGLLKLIRASKNSRSKIAVAQNAVPKPLQFRRNGKTLPDPYIWHNSKNGIRMVEVISSNLGKAIPENASLYSNNAQKVKNELTKLDSWIKSRIASIPANQRELVTNQDVMGYYAKAYDLSYAPALKGISAQGKPNTARVKALARYIKRSRITTLFADTTNNSNLITSIAQDTKVKVSERKLFSDNLDASGSEADTYQKMMVANTRTIVEGLGGTYLIFEPIISKSPTQGR from the coding sequence ATGTCAAAAAAGTTACGATTAACTCAACCTTTACCTGCTTTTCTCGTCGCTGTTGCTATTGGATTATTTGGGTGTAGAAATCTGGGTAGTATTGCTAATACTTCTTCTACTGCCACTGTCACCTCTGCTGAACTGAACAATAATCTTCCTAAAGTAGTAGCAACTACAAGTATATTATGTAACTTAACCAAACAGATTGCACAGCAGACAATTAACCTCACCTGCTTAATTCCCCCTAATGCAAACCCTCAGCTTTATCAACCAAAGCCAGAAGACCGCAGAGCGATTGAGCAAGCTACATTGATTCTTTATAATGGATACAATTTAGAACCAGGCTTGCTTAAGTTAATCAGGGCAAGTAAAAACAGTAGGTCTAAAATTGCAGTTGCTCAAAATGCTGTTCCTAAGCCACTACAGTTTAGAAGAAATGGCAAGACACTGCCTGACCCTTATATTTGGCATAATAGCAAAAATGGTATCAGAATGGTAGAGGTCATTAGCAGTAACTTGGGTAAAGCGATACCAGAAAATGCCTCCCTCTACAGCAACAACGCGCAAAAAGTCAAAAATGAACTCACAAAATTGGATTCTTGGATTAAGTCAAGAATTGCTAGCATTCCCGCCAATCAACGCGAATTAGTCACCAACCAGGATGTGATGGGCTATTATGCTAAAGCTTACGATCTTTCATATGCACCTGCTTTAAAAGGTATTAGTGCCCAGGGAAAACCTAATACGGCACGAGTTAAAGCACTGGCGCGATATATCAAACGCTCGCGGATAACAACACTTTTTGCAGACACAACAAATAACTCTAATTTGATTACATCTATCGCCCAAGACACAAAAGTGAAAGTGTCAGAAAGGAAGCTATTTTCTGATAACTTGGATGCTTCAGGAAGCGAAGCGGACACTTACCAAAAAATGATGGTTGCTAATACACGCACAATTGTAGAAGGGTTGGGGGGAACGTATTTGATATTTGAACCAATCATCTCGAAGTCGCCAACACAAGGGAGATAG
- a CDS encoding peptidoglycan-binding domain-containing protein, translating into MAATTNKELPVIRKGETGGAVKLLQNILIALDYLDSDSRTGNFQEQTDEAVRNFQEENNLTVDGIVGPKTWDLLGGVLWD; encoded by the coding sequence ATGGCAGCAACAACTAATAAAGAATTGCCCGTTATCCGAAAGGGTGAGACTGGTGGTGCTGTGAAATTGTTACAGAATATCTTGATTGCTCTAGACTACCTTGACAGTGATTCACGGACTGGAAACTTTCAGGAACAAACAGATGAGGCTGTAAGAAACTTTCAAGAAGAAAACAACTTGACTGTGGATGGTATCGTTGGTCCGAAAACCTGGGATCTGTTGGGTGGTGTTCTCTGGGATTAA
- a CDS encoding ABC transporter ATP-binding protein, with product MAKFRDILKYYDRYRAIAIFSIAAASIFEIIDLVVPYATGQILNVLSGQPLDRPVQNAIAAIANITQLPQNRLLSLAVLMSLIFLVTVVRAPIQLWSTWWFHWDIALRTRRDHFKKTVAKILTLPLEFYDENNPGRIAGKIARGLENHAWTYPEIAGQLIPKLFRVLGIFVVILLIEWRIALLFLLSFVVILSFTLKDLKQLMEQERRLDKYMENTQSRNSEIITNIKTVKAFASEPQELKRQRERLNRHFEVVNYRIHLGYCKLATWQKTLIQFCVFAVLGLVLAATVKGEISLGHFVTTLTVSSMAYAELEPISNLAEIFARRYASMLGYHEFMQQPIGVDAASLEESESAYSFTGKVEFSHLSFGYDANRPVLSDINLLIEPYQTVALVGRSGSGKSTLVKLLFRYFEPNQGKILIDGQDIRTLDVGNYRRRLAIVHQEVDVFNGTLLDNLTYGNRQASFQQVEEACRIARLDEVIRQLPEGYYTVVGERGVRLSGGQRQRLGIARALLVNPDVLIFDEATSSLDYESERLIQIAMRSIQGTRTTIIIAHRLSTVREADKIVVLDQGKIVEIGSHDELLRHEGIYRRLHSLQETGELVSY from the coding sequence ATGGCAAAATTTCGAGATATTCTCAAATACTACGATCGCTATCGAGCGATCGCAATTTTCAGTATTGCTGCAGCCAGCATCTTTGAAATTATTGATTTAGTTGTACCCTATGCCACTGGACAGATTTTAAACGTACTTTCTGGACAACCGTTGGATCGTCCAGTACAGAATGCGATCGCCGCAATTGCCAACATCACCCAACTACCACAAAATCGGTTACTATCTCTTGCAGTGCTAATGAGTTTAATCTTCTTAGTCACTGTTGTAAGAGCGCCGATTCAGTTGTGGTCAACTTGGTGGTTTCATTGGGATATTGCTTTACGTACCCGGCGCGATCACTTCAAAAAAACGGTGGCAAAAATACTTACACTGCCGCTAGAATTTTACGACGAAAATAACCCCGGACGCATTGCCGGAAAAATTGCCAGAGGACTGGAAAACCATGCCTGGACTTATCCAGAAATCGCCGGACAATTGATTCCCAAGCTGTTTCGAGTGTTGGGAATTTTTGTAGTTATTTTGTTGATTGAGTGGCGCATCGCTTTACTATTTCTACTTTCGTTCGTGGTTATCCTCAGCTTCACTCTTAAAGATTTGAAGCAGTTGATGGAACAAGAACGACGGCTAGATAAATACATGGAAAATACCCAAAGCCGCAACTCAGAAATTATCACCAACATCAAAACTGTCAAAGCTTTTGCCTCAGAACCACAAGAACTAAAACGGCAAAGAGAACGCCTAAACCGCCATTTTGAAGTCGTTAATTACCGCATCCATCTTGGTTACTGCAAGTTGGCTACTTGGCAAAAGACTTTAATTCAGTTTTGTGTGTTTGCGGTGCTTGGTTTGGTTTTGGCGGCTACGGTAAAAGGAGAAATTTCCCTGGGACATTTCGTTACCACTTTAACCGTTTCCAGCATGGCTTATGCTGAGTTGGAACCTATCAGCAACCTAGCAGAAATTTTTGCCCGTCGTTATGCCTCAATGTTGGGGTATCACGAATTTATGCAGCAACCAATTGGGGTAGATGCAGCCAGTCTGGAAGAGAGTGAATCGGCTTATAGTTTCACAGGGAAAGTAGAGTTTTCTCATCTAAGTTTCGGGTATGATGCTAACCGCCCGGTTCTTTCTGACATCAATCTGTTAATTGAACCATATCAAACAGTGGCACTCGTTGGGCGATCAGGTTCAGGGAAGTCTACTTTAGTGAAATTGCTGTTTCGGTATTTTGAGCCGAATCAAGGGAAGATATTGATTGATGGTCAAGATATTCGGACGTTAGATGTTGGGAATTATCGGCGGCGATTGGCGATCGTTCACCAAGAAGTAGATGTTTTCAACGGAACCTTGTTAGATAACCTAACATACGGCAATCGACAAGCCAGTTTTCAGCAAGTTGAAGAAGCTTGTAGAATTGCCAGATTAGACGAAGTGATTCGCCAATTACCAGAAGGTTATTACACAGTTGTAGGTGAGAGGGGTGTGAGGTTATCTGGAGGACAACGACAGCGCCTGGGAATTGCTAGGGCGTTATTAGTGAACCCAGATGTCCTGATTTTTGACGAAGCGACATCTAGCTTAGATTACGAGTCTGAGAGATTGATTCAGATAGCTATGCGCTCAATTCAGGGAACCCGCACTACAATTATCATTGCCCACCGTCTGAGTACAGTACGCGAAGCAGACAAAATTGTGGTTCTGGATCAAGGCAAGATTGTAGAGATCGGTAGTCACGATGAACTGTTGCGCCACGAGGGAATTTACCGCCGCTTGCACTCCTTGCAAGAGACTGGTGAACTCGTGAGTTATTAA